A genomic region of Vanessa tameamea isolate UH-Manoa-2023 chromosome 11, ilVanTame1 primary haplotype, whole genome shotgun sequence contains the following coding sequences:
- the LOC113400929 gene encoding myosin-4 isoform X2, producing the protein MECGTTEFGRKRGDQAKEKSNREGLKTDIQHRKESFYREAPSDEDSAVSSAPASLSPQPLNDMWSCGQCRSAAERAAAAARECTRLADALRDARDQLELMEFRLLELEDASPDKGARDNLTDSDSGCVSPGSRIKDSASPELKRMDSGYKSPHTPSSPCNPRRHLTTSHDDFKDDFAKAQVLADSLDRNSDTSDSLKSNPVKDHLEQMILNAVSAEDRSCLEQVLMMLYNFQALSSSVSEDECYQTKPRRICDLRLKSEIDIPSHKTHKAIATVTPYQQKGYKSESLESLCEERKPSNILQESGIFEGVETESIGTQTEINDSFECSGELNTEIQRLNSIREKLEKQGVRNRTLNTKEDGDSLECKCVKLGKKHKQYYERRLKFLEGKISIYEAAQDVKQAKLAQRLQKEFLLENRIQELESQLTDLQDKYERLEEDCCELEEIENDTRLHWQQLEMDYELCSAQLRDMTEQRECSRAQAERLMGELAKRECTLKARENELLTRLNGLERAVPALIAWNVLQVVGANITKGNQRALMNRMGNLDNKTRTGLIEMKHTDGNESNCGAVVVWNEINSGISTNVMILQQQISKLIHEKKEIEKQTSQIKKILETRVQELEEELETTRRQVSTAVWGAEIQRDKIEEKIDELEDKIKKEKEEEQLPMDSLTSSKIRALLTTEQELKNRIAELERRETAYLEMLTQADDMWAEMEGGYKKKIEEAQATEMQLNVKVKKLETERDQWKNCFEPLKKKLREVEESESGMRIALEKAERDAKTLKVQNNNLTAMFGKADSDAKKAESTVKALESKFKREIDQLRKMNKQLDEDLKSHRELSKNTEVGFMGDLECIRKELTRACKNNQELEVTNSELKEEVESLEKQLALTQKALNQCKRKCDDKLKTMSHELSIKTEELEELRSETLRQSFHASRIDLKPDRTEYVDEGYSIYTAVPKKTDYGRMHHSMSYITSESRCSCPSMRSQLVSQLIEDLFDRIHNTVDEDLTRLCKEIAPVNGKVTAEAKSKITNYLLMAISKELIRSIGDADAKTDSEEWQRAVSSMSYPSGCWAARGGNAGVLRGAARLASVSCACAAARLCAAAPALADCVNACQQEVLDHGDVKIMEEQLANAIESIVNCPSCALGTNAIVWSTDV; encoded by the exons gcTAAAGAGAAGAGCAACCGAGAAGGTTTGAAAACAGATATACAACATCGAAAAGAAAGCTTCTATCGG gaggCCCCGTCGGACGAAGATTCCGCGGTGTCTTCCGCGCCCGCCTCCCTCTCTCCTCAACCGCTCAACGATATGTGG TCATGCGGGCAGTGCCGGAGCGCGGCGgagcgggcggcggcggcggcgcgcgagTGCACGCGGCTCGCGGACGCGCTGCGCGACGCTCGCGACCAACTCGAGCTCATGGAGTTCAGACTACTCGAGCTAGAAGACGCCAGCCCTGATAAG ggTGCTAGGGACAACCTAACAGACTCAGACTCGGGCTGCGTGTCCCCCGGCTCCCGTATAAAGGACTCAGCGTCCCCAGAACTCAAACGAATGGACTCCGGTTACAAGTCCCCCCACACGCCCAGCAGTCCCTGCAATCCAAGAAGACATCTTACAACATCGCACGATGACTTCAAGGATGACTTCGCCAAAGCTCAAGTACTAGCCGACAGCTTAGATAGAAATTCAGACACCAGTGACTCGTTGAAAAGTAATCCCGTCAAAGATCATTTGGAACAGATGATTTTGAATGCGGTTTCGGCGGAGGACAGGAGCTGCTTGGAGCAGGTTTTGATGATGCTCTACAATTTCCAAGCGTTGAGCAGTTCTGTTAGTGAAGATGAATGCTATcag ACGAAACCGAGAAGAATATGTGATCTGAGATTAAAATCCGAAATCGACATTCCATCGCACAAAACCCACAAAGCGATAGCAACTGTCACACCGTACCAGCAAAAGGGTTACAAATCTGAATCCTTAGAAAGTCTATGCGAAGAAAGAAAACCAAGCAACATCTTACAGGAAAGCGGTATCTTCGAGGGCGTGGAAACTGAATCGATCGGTACTCAGACGGAAATAAACGACAGTTTTGAATGTAGCGGCGAATTGAACACTGAAATACAACGACTGAATAGTATAAGGGAAAAATTAGAGAAACAAGGTGTTAGGAATAGGACGCTTAATACTAAAGAGGATGGAGATAGTCTAGAATGCAAATGTGTTAAATTGGGAAAGAAACACAAACAGTATTACGAGAGGAGGCTTAAGTTTTTGGAGGGAAAGATATCAATATACGAAGCAGCACAGGATGTTAAGCAAGCCAAGCTAGCACAGAGGTTGCAGAAGGAATTTCTACTGGAGAATCGAATACAA GAACTGGAATCGCAGCTAACAGACCTTCAAGATAAGTATGAGAGGTTAGAGGAGGACTGTTGTGAATTGGAGGAGATTGAAAATGATACACGCTTACATTGGCAGca GCTTGAAATGGACTACGAGCTCTGTTCAGCGCAGTTGAGAGACATGACGGAACAGAGGGAATGTTCTAGAGCACAAGCAGAGAGGTTAATGGGAGAACTCGCTAAGAGAGAGTGTACTTTGAAAGCGAGAGAG aaTGAATTGCTGACGAGGTTAAATGGCTTAGAAAGGGCAGTCCCAGCCCTCATCGCCTGGAATGTCTTACAAGTTGTTGGAGCGAACATCACGAAAGGAAATCAG CGAGCTCTAATGAACCGAATGGGTAACTTGGACAATAAAACAAGAACAGGTTTAATAGAAATGAAACATACGGATGGTAATGAATCGAATTGTGGAGCAGTGGTTGTCTGGAACGAAATAAACTCTGGTATTTCAACAAATGTGATGATATTGCAGCAGCAAATTTCCAA attaattcaTGAAAAGAAAGAGATAGAGAAACAAACGTCACAAATAAAGAAGATTCTAGAAACTAGAGTACAAGAGCTTGAAGAAGAATTAGAAACTACCCGGCGACAAGTATCTACAGCCGTTTGGGGAGCTGAAATCCAGAGAGATAAAATAGAAGAAAAGATAGATGAATTGGAAGACAAAATTAAGAAGGAGAAAGAAGAGGAACAG CTCCCAATGGACTCTCTAACGAGTAGTAAAATCCGAGCTCTACTCACAACTGAACAGGAACTAAAGAACAGAATAGCAGAGTTGGAGAGAAGAGAAACAGCGTATCTGGAAATGTTGACTCAAGCTGATGACATGTGGGCGGAGATGGAAGGAGGATACAAGAAGAAGATTGAAGAAGCGCAAGCCACAGAGATGCAATTGAATGTAAAG GTAAAAAAATTGGAAACAGAAAGAGACCAATGGAAGAATTGCTTTGAACCACTAAAGAAGAAGCTGCGAGAAGTCGAAGAATCAGAATCTGGTATGAGAATAGCTCTAGAGAAGGCAGAGAGAGATGCAAAAACTCTTAAAGTACAGAATAACAACTTAACTGCGATGTTTGGAAAGGCTGACTCTGATGCGAAGAAAGCTGAATCAACAGTTAAAGCTTTAGAAAGTAAATTTAAG CGTGAAATCGACCAACTGCGAAAAATGAACAAGCAGCTAGACGAAGATCTGAAGAGTCATAGAGAACTGTCGAAGAATACTGAAGTTGGTTTTATGGGTGACCTCGAATGCATCAGAAAAGAACTAACCCGGGCGTGCAAAAACAACCAAGAGTTAGAAGTTACTAACAGTGAACTTAAAGAGGAG GTGGAATCTCTGGAAAAGCAGTTAGCGTTAACACAAAAAGCCCTTAACCAGTGTAAGAGGAAATGTGATGATAAGTTAAAAACAATGAGTCACGAGCTGTCTATAAAGACCGAGGAATTAGAGGAGCTACGAAGTGAAACTTTGAGGCAATCTTTCCACGCATCACGTATAGATTTAAAACCGGACAGAACTGAATATGTCGATGAAGGATACTCGATATATACGGCCGTACCAAAGAAGACTGATTATGGAAGGATGCACCATAGTATGAGTTACATAACGTCGGAATCACGCTGTTCATGCCCATCTATGAGGAGTCAACTAGTCAGCCAACTGATCGAGGATTTGTTCGACCGAATCCATAATACGGTCGATGAAGACCTGACGAGGCTCTGTAAAGAGATCGCTCCAGTTAATGGCAAAGTGACCGCTGAAGCAAAATCTAAAATTACGAATTACCTCTTAATGGCTATATCTAAAGAACTTATTAGATCAATAGGAGATGCAGACGCAAAGACCGACAGTGAG GAGTGGCAGCGCGCCGTGTCGTCGATGTCGTACCCGTCGGGCTGCTGGGCGGCGCGCGGCGGCAACGCGGGCGTGCTGCGCGGCGCCGCGCGCCTCGCCAGCGTGAGCTGCGCGTGCGCCGCCGCGCGCCTgtgcgccgccgcgcccgcgctcgCCGACTGCGTCAACGCGTGCCAGCAG GAAGTACTGGATCATGGTGATGTCAAAATTATGGAGGAACAGTTGGCGAATGCAATCGAAAGTATTGTT AATTGTCCATCTTGTGCGTTGGGTACAAATGCGATAGTTTGGAGCACGGATGTCTAG